A window of Paremcibacter congregatus contains these coding sequences:
- the flgA gene encoding flagellar basal body P-ring formation chaperone FlgA, whose amino-acid sequence MKRQLHNVIRTGLFLLLFWSGTTPSAFGLAEVKASATIEGPTITLGDLFDNLDSGHDIWVSNAPAPGERTTISTRYLASLTRQHNVYWQNSRAVEHIAITRAGRSIKYAALKDLIAGEMESRGLANRKSGIRFDNQNTTLHLPENRTIEDITVQDFTFDKKHNKFSAELSYPTGRDQYETAMIHGSTYVASFVPVLNKIMSPGDQISDRDISWVSMPTLRIGRNIIRDKNNLIGMTPRRGLSAQTPLKLSDLKRPQIIRRGEAVSILFRSGKISLTATGKAIKAGGRGDVIPVMNLKSHKTVEAMITGPNQVEVITAQTDLAHLNTRR is encoded by the coding sequence ATGAAACGCCAATTACACAATGTCATACGCACAGGGCTTTTTCTGCTCCTCTTCTGGAGCGGCACAACGCCATCCGCCTTTGGTCTGGCAGAGGTAAAAGCCTCCGCCACCATTGAGGGACCCACCATCACTCTTGGTGACCTGTTCGACAATCTGGACAGCGGCCATGATATCTGGGTCAGCAATGCCCCGGCCCCGGGCGAACGCACGACCATTTCGACCCGGTATCTGGCCAGCCTCACCCGCCAGCATAATGTCTACTGGCAGAACAGCAGGGCGGTCGAACATATCGCCATCACCCGCGCCGGGCGCAGCATTAAGTATGCGGCCCTGAAAGACCTGATTGCAGGTGAAATGGAAAGTCGCGGACTGGCAAACCGCAAAAGCGGTATTCGTTTTGACAACCAGAACACCACCCTGCATCTGCCGGAAAACCGGACAATCGAAGACATCACGGTTCAGGATTTCACTTTTGACAAAAAGCACAACAAATTCTCTGCGGAACTATCCTATCCGACAGGCCGCGACCAGTATGAAACCGCCATGATCCACGGCAGCACCTATGTCGCAAGTTTCGTGCCGGTACTCAACAAGATCATGTCCCCAGGCGACCAGATCAGCGACCGGGATATCAGCTGGGTCAGCATGCCGACCTTACGGATTGGCCGCAATATTATCCGTGACAAAAACAACCTCATCGGCATGACGCCGCGGCGCGGGTTATCGGCCCAAACCCCCCTGAAACTGTCAGACCTGAAACGACCACAGATCATCCGTCGGGGTGAAGCGGTCAGTATCCTGTTCCGGTCCGGGAAAATATCACTCACCGCAACCGGCAAGGCCATCAAGGCTGGCGGACGTGGTGACGTCATCCCGGTCATGAACCTGAAATCCCACAAAACAGTGGAAGCCATGATTACCGGCCCCAACCAGGTTGAGGTCATCACGGCGCAAACGGATCTGGCGCATCTGAACACGCGCCGTTAA
- the flgH gene encoding flagellar basal body L-ring protein FlgH, translating to MTYFNITATALKGHSRPFLMLVLAFTLPGCSAIDRIGDIGKAPDLAPIEATRVVPQQALASQHAIQHAPVLQQRHENTKNSLWQVGSKNFFKDQRASSVGDILTINITVDDKASIDNQTTRTRSNSDNANAANFLGLESKLGAILPDAVDPSALVNMGSSTSNVGTGKVDRSESINLTLAAVVTQVLPNGNMLVQGRQEVRVNFEVRELTVVGVIRPEDISSSNTIEHTQIAEARISYGGRGQLTDVQQARYGSQLFDILFPF from the coding sequence ATGACTTATTTTAACATCACAGCGACCGCTCTGAAAGGCCACAGCCGGCCCTTCCTTATGCTGGTCCTGGCATTCACCCTGCCCGGCTGCAGCGCCATCGACCGGATCGGCGACATTGGCAAGGCCCCGGACCTTGCCCCGATCGAAGCAACCCGGGTCGTCCCCCAACAGGCCCTGGCCAGTCAACACGCCATTCAACATGCCCCTGTCCTGCAGCAACGGCACGAGAATACCAAAAATTCTTTATGGCAGGTGGGGTCGAAGAACTTCTTCAAGGATCAGCGCGCCAGCAGTGTCGGCGACATCCTGACCATTAACATCACCGTGGATGATAAAGCCAGCATTGACAATCAAACCACCCGGACCCGGTCAAATTCCGATAACGCCAATGCGGCGAACTTTCTGGGGCTTGAATCAAAACTAGGCGCCATTCTGCCCGACGCCGTTGATCCCAGCGCCCTGGTCAATATGGGCAGTTCAACATCGAATGTCGGCACAGGCAAGGTCGACCGCAGTGAAAGCATCAACCTGACTCTGGCCGCCGTTGTCACCCAGGTTTTGCCCAACGGCAATATGCTGGTCCAGGGCCGCCAGGAAGTTCGGGTCAACTTCGAGGTACGGGAACTGACCGTTGTCGGCGTGATCCGTCCGGAAGACATCAGTTCCTCCAACACCATCGAGCATACCCAGATAGCCGAGGCCCGTATATCATACGGCGGCCGTGGTCAACTGACTGACGTCCAGCAAGCCCGTTACGGTTCCCAGTTGTTTGATATCCTGTTCCCGTTCTAG
- the dksA gene encoding RNA polymerase-binding protein DksA, translated as MEIKLPEGYKPSPDEEFMNENQKAYFHKKLLDWKADILRESKETLNHLQEDSQKEPDIADRASTETDWSIELRTRDRQRKLISKIDSAIERIKRGEYGYCEVSGEPISLSRLDARPIAMMTLEAQEEHEKYEKVHRDN; from the coding sequence ATGGAAATAAAACTGCCAGAGGGATATAAACCTTCACCTGATGAAGAGTTTATGAATGAAAATCAAAAAGCTTATTTTCATAAAAAGCTGTTGGACTGGAAAGCTGATATTTTAAGGGAATCCAAGGAAACCTTGAACCACCTTCAGGAAGACAGCCAGAAAGAGCCGGATATCGCTGACCGGGCGTCGACTGAGACTGACTGGTCCATTGAATTGCGGACCCGTGACCGGCAGCGCAAGCTGATTTCAAAAATTGATTCCGCCATTGAGCGCATCAAGCGTGGTGAATACGGCTACTGTGAAGTCTCTGGAGAGCCGATCAGCCTCAGCCGGCTGGACGCCCGCCCCATCGCCATGATGACGCTGGAAGCTCAGGAAGAGCACGAGAAATACGAAAAAGTTCATCGCGACAATTAG
- a CDS encoding flagellar assembly protein FliX, with product MEIKGPGRISPSGVTRKSKKGGSGKAGFNEVMSTDDSAAAAPPSGTSPLTSVSSLLSLQELPTSTEGRSKGLVHAEDLLQHLEVIRHGLLAGQIPHNKLKDVVTIISKERELSLDPALDGLLDDMELRVKVELAKLEMLGE from the coding sequence ATGGAAATTAAAGGACCAGGACGGATTTCGCCATCCGGAGTGACGCGTAAGAGTAAAAAAGGCGGTTCTGGCAAGGCAGGCTTTAACGAAGTTATGTCGACTGACGATTCCGCGGCAGCGGCCCCGCCCAGCGGCACGTCACCTTTAACATCGGTGAGCTCATTACTGTCCCTGCAGGAACTGCCCACCAGTACGGAAGGCCGCTCGAAAGGCCTCGTGCATGCTGAAGACCTCCTGCAGCATCTGGAAGTGATCCGGCATGGTTTGTTGGCGGGGCAAATCCCGCATAATAAACTTAAAGATGTTGTGACAATCATTTCTAAGGAGCGGGAGTTGTCCCTCGACCCGGCGCTGGATGGTCTTCTGGATGATATGGAATTGCGGGTGAAGGTTGAGTTGGCAAAACTCGAAATGTTAGGGGAATAG
- a CDS encoding flagellar basal body P-ring protein FlgI, whose amino-acid sequence MRQKSLIQSRLKKYVTLLLITLISLGNGLSAQAASRIKDLVSIEGIRDNQLVGYGLVVGLNGTGDSLRNAPFTEQSIVAMLERLGVNTRGAEMKAENVAAVMVTASLSPFARPGNRLDINVSSIGDADNLRGGTLIVTPLKGADGEVYAVAQGSIQVSGFSAGGDAGSITQGVPTAGRIPNGGIVEKEVNYSMLTKKELHLSLRTPDFTTSRRIANVINKEMGTKTAMALDPSTVLIIKPEAYNNTMVDLVTDLEQLYVQPDRKAKVVVDERSGIIVIGNEVRVSEVAIAQGNLTIRVNETPQVSQPNPLGQGETAVVPRTEVDIEDDAGKKFALLKPGVNLQDLVDGLNALGIGPRDMIAILQALKVSGALHAEIEVM is encoded by the coding sequence ATGCGACAGAAGTCATTAATACAAAGCCGGCTCAAAAAATACGTCACTCTACTGCTGATCACTCTCATCAGTCTGGGTAACGGCCTGTCGGCACAGGCGGCTTCCCGCATTAAAGACCTGGTGTCTATTGAAGGCATCCGGGACAACCAATTGGTTGGTTATGGCCTCGTGGTCGGGCTGAACGGCACCGGTGACTCTCTCCGCAACGCTCCTTTTACCGAACAAAGTATTGTCGCCATGCTGGAACGGCTCGGCGTTAACACCCGCGGCGCTGAAATGAAGGCCGAAAATGTTGCCGCCGTTATGGTAACCGCCAGCTTGTCCCCTTTTGCCCGCCCCGGGAATCGTCTTGATATTAATGTCAGCTCCATTGGCGACGCCGATAACCTGCGCGGCGGCACATTGATCGTGACCCCTCTCAAAGGTGCAGACGGAGAAGTCTATGCCGTGGCTCAGGGGTCCATCCAGGTGTCCGGCTTTTCCGCCGGAGGCGATGCCGGCAGCATCACTCAAGGGGTGCCCACCGCCGGTCGTATTCCCAATGGCGGCATTGTGGAAAAAGAAGTCAACTATTCCATGCTGACCAAAAAAGAGTTGCATTTATCCCTGCGCACCCCCGATTTCACGACATCACGACGCATCGCGAATGTCATTAACAAGGAAATGGGCACCAAGACAGCCATGGCGCTGGACCCCTCAACTGTCCTGATCATCAAGCCTGAAGCCTATAACAACACTATGGTCGATCTGGTGACTGACCTGGAACAGCTTTATGTCCAGCCGGACCGGAAGGCCAAAGTCGTGGTTGATGAACGATCCGGTATAATTGTGATCGGCAATGAAGTCCGCGTCAGCGAAGTCGCCATCGCCCAGGGTAACCTGACCATTCGGGTCAATGAAACCCCGCAGGTCTCTCAACCCAATCCTCTGGGGCAGGGTGAAACGGCCGTCGTCCCTCGGACGGAAGTGGATATCGAAGACGACGCTGGCAAGAAATTTGCCTTGCTTAAACCTGGCGTCAATTTGCAGGACCTTGTCGATGGCCTTAACGCGCTCGGCATTGGCCCCCGCGATATGATTGCCATTCTTCAGGCGCTGAAAGTGTCCGGCGCCCTTCATGCAGAAATCGAGGTCATGTAA
- a CDS encoding rod-binding protein, translating to MDMNFLNIQPSAVNPKKAQTPGTDFERKARDTADSFEAVFLSQILKSMSTGLKADGAFSGGHGEDVFRDVLNEEIGKQISKNGGIGLSDAVYREILKTQEVDYK from the coding sequence ATGGATATGAATTTCCTCAATATTCAGCCCTCCGCTGTCAACCCCAAAAAGGCCCAGACTCCCGGTACGGACTTTGAGAGAAAGGCCCGGGATACCGCTGACAGTTTTGAAGCGGTTTTCCTGTCGCAAATTCTGAAAAGCATGTCCACTGGCCTGAAAGCCGATGGAGCTTTTAGCGGCGGCCACGGGGAAGATGTCTTCCGCGATGTCCTCAACGAAGAAATTGGCAAGCAAATCTCGAAAAATGGCGGCATCGGGTTATCAGACGCCGTTTATCGGGAGATTTTAAAAACACAGGAAGTAGACTATAAATGA
- a CDS encoding flagellin: protein MAFSVNTNASALSALLNLNNTTRDLEKTQTNINTGLKISSAKDNAAIFSIAQKLRADLRGYNAVKQSLDRSISTTDIALAAAGSISDLLIEMKEKTVAASDSGLDATSRTALNEDFAALRDQISTIVANAEFNGTNLIDAGTDAVVAITNPNATQTISIAHQNLTLGGGNVDITATQTITTQADATVALAAITASLTKVSAVLTKLGAGGKSLESQRIFADKISDTIEVGIGNLVDANMAKESANLQSLQVKQQLGVQALSIANQAPQSILSLFGQ, encoded by the coding sequence ATGGCTTTCTCAGTTAATACAAATGCAAGCGCCCTATCGGCGTTGTTGAATTTGAATAATACGACACGGGACCTCGAAAAGACCCAGACCAACATTAATACCGGTTTGAAAATTTCGTCAGCCAAAGATAATGCCGCGATTTTCTCCATCGCCCAGAAACTACGGGCGGACCTGAGAGGCTATAACGCCGTTAAGCAAAGTCTGGACCGGTCCATCAGCACCACCGACATTGCCTTGGCGGCGGCCGGATCCATTTCCGACCTGTTGATTGAAATGAAGGAAAAAACGGTTGCCGCTTCCGATAGCGGTCTGGACGCCACCAGCCGAACCGCCTTGAATGAAGATTTCGCCGCTCTGCGCGATCAAATCAGCACTATTGTCGCCAATGCGGAGTTTAACGGCACCAACCTGATTGATGCGGGAACTGATGCTGTTGTGGCCATCACCAACCCGAATGCCACACAAACCATCTCCATCGCGCATCAAAACCTGACTCTGGGGGGGGGTAATGTAGATATCACAGCAACACAAACCATTACAACCCAGGCCGATGCAACTGTGGCATTGGCAGCCATCACGGCTTCCCTGACAAAGGTCAGCGCCGTTTTGACCAAACTAGGGGCCGGGGGTAAATCTTTGGAATCACAACGAATTTTTGCTGATAAAATTTCGGATACCATAGAAGTCGGGATCGGGAATCTGGTGGACGCCAACATGGCCAAGGAAAGCGCCAACCTGCAATCTCTTCAGGTCAAGCAGCAACTTGGCGTTCAGGCGCTCTCGATCGCCAATCAGGCTCCACAATCAATTCTATCTCTCTTTGGTCAATAA
- a CDS encoding flagellin, with the protein MAFSVNTNTSALSALFNLNSTTRQLESTQTHINTGLKISSAKDNAAIFSIAQKLRGDLKGYNAVKQSLDRSISTTDIALAAAGSISDLLIEMKEKATAASDSGLDATSRTALNEDFIALRDQITTMVSNAEFNGTNMIDAGTDVVTAITNPSATQTITIAHQNMALGGGIVDVTATQTIATQVDASVTLALITASLTKVSASLTKLGAGAKSLEAQRVFADKIADTIEVGIGNLVDANMAKESANLQALQVKQQLGVQALSIANQAPQSILNIFGG; encoded by the coding sequence ATGGCTTTTTCCGTCAATACAAATACGAGCGCCCTCTCGGCCCTCTTTAACCTGAACAGCACAACCCGACAACTTGAGAGCACCCAGACCCATATCAATACCGGGTTAAAAATATCCTCCGCCAAGGACAATGCCGCCATTTTCTCAATTGCTCAAAAACTGCGGGGCGATTTGAAGGGATATAATGCCGTAAAGCAAAGTCTTGACAGATCCATCAGCACCACCGACATCGCCCTGGCGGCGGCCGGATCGATTTCTGATCTATTGATTGAAATGAAGGAAAAAGCGACCGCAGCATCGGATTCCGGCCTGGACGCCACCAGCCGAACAGCGCTGAACGAAGATTTCATCGCGTTGCGCGATCAGATCACCACGATGGTGAGCAACGCGGAATTCAACGGCACCAATATGATTGACGCCGGCACGGATGTGGTCACAGCCATCACAAATCCCAGCGCAACACAAACCATCACCATCGCCCATCAAAACATGGCTCTCGGCGGCGGCATTGTCGACGTCACCGCGACCCAAACAATCGCGACACAGGTAGATGCCTCAGTAACCCTGGCCCTTATCACCGCATCCCTGACCAAGGTCAGCGCCTCTCTCACCAAACTCGGCGCCGGGGCAAAATCACTTGAAGCACAACGGGTCTTCGCCGACAAAATCGCTGATACGATTGAAGTGGGGATCGGAAATCTGGTGGACGCCAACATGGCCAAGGAAAGCGCCAACCTTCAAGCGCTTCAGGTCAAGCAGCAGCTGGGGGTTCAGGCCCTGTCCATCGCCAACCAGGCCCCACAGTCTATTCTGAATATTTTTGGCGGGTAA
- a CDS encoding flagellar protein FlaG yields the protein MSQSVARSGGAETIQSAQGPRQRDNSVKESVSSAISKAADKRLESLSAGSTQEYLQAAEKLINATLPSKPPGTKLRINLDDDSGRFVYQGVDVNTGDVITQFPAEEVLKFLSYIREKNGLEGIVVDETA from the coding sequence GTGTCACAAAGCGTAGCCAGAAGTGGCGGCGCAGAAACGATACAGTCAGCTCAAGGTCCTCGCCAGAGGGATAACAGTGTAAAAGAAAGCGTTTCTTCAGCAATTTCAAAAGCGGCTGATAAGCGCTTGGAGTCGTTGAGCGCAGGCAGTACGCAGGAGTATCTTCAGGCTGCGGAAAAGCTGATTAACGCCACATTACCGAGCAAACCCCCGGGTACCAAGTTGCGTATTAATCTTGATGATGATTCCGGGCGGTTCGTCTATCAGGGCGTTGATGTTAATACCGGCGATGTCATTACCCAGTTCCCGGCAGAGGAAGTTCTTAAATTCCTGTCATATATTCGGGAAAAGAATGGTCTGGAAGGCATTGTTGTTGATGAAACAGCCTGA
- a CDS encoding flagellin has translation MAFSVNTNAGALFALQSLNKTNSQLDSVQSRINTGLKVASAKDNAAVFAIAQGQRADLAGLGAVKGSLDRASSSINVALAATEAVSDLLVQLKEKAVASTDPGADAAARIALNDEFQNLIDQIDTVVNNAEFNGVNAVKNGGNAIQALTALADGTNTAGDYSITIAATDISASDGLGLTTTVDILNVTNASSSLALITTAETTLNTLLSKLGAGGKRIDIQRAFTDKLSDAIEIGIGNLVDADLARESANLQSLQVRQQLGLQALSIANQAPGSVLSLFR, from the coding sequence ATGGCTTTTTCAGTCAACACAAATGCCGGCGCTCTTTTCGCGCTGCAATCCCTCAATAAAACAAATAGTCAGTTGGACTCAGTTCAATCCAGAATTAATACTGGTTTGAAAGTGGCGTCTGCTAAAGACAATGCTGCGGTTTTCGCGATTGCTCAAGGACAGCGGGCTGATTTGGCCGGTCTTGGTGCCGTTAAGGGATCGCTTGATCGTGCGTCAAGTTCAATCAATGTGGCTCTTGCGGCGACAGAAGCTGTGTCTGATCTTCTCGTTCAGCTGAAAGAAAAAGCGGTGGCGTCTACTGACCCTGGTGCTGACGCAGCTGCTCGAATAGCTTTGAATGATGAATTTCAGAACTTGATTGATCAGATCGATACTGTTGTGAATAACGCTGAATTCAATGGCGTGAATGCCGTGAAAAATGGCGGTAATGCCATTCAGGCCTTGACTGCACTGGCTGACGGTACGAATACAGCGGGTGATTATTCCATTACGATTGCTGCAACAGATATTTCTGCCAGTGATGGTCTTGGGCTTACGACTACGGTTGATATTCTTAATGTGACGAACGCCTCTTCTTCTCTTGCATTGATTACCACAGCGGAAACAACACTGAATACACTGTTGTCCAAGCTTGGTGCGGGCGGCAAGCGGATTGATATTCAGCGGGCGTTTACCGATAAACTTTCTGACGCAATCGAAATTGGTATTGGTAATCTGGTTGATGCCGATCTGGCGCGTGAGAGTGCGAACCTGCAATCGCTGCAGGTGCGACAGCAGCTTGGTCTCCAGGCCCTGTCAATTGCGAATCAGGCACCTGGTTCCGTATTGTCACTCTTCAGATAA
- the flaF gene encoding flagellar biosynthesis regulator FlaF codes for MSLKAYQTTQKANESSSQTEYRLFTEVTRALMEAKGLAKLDKKVHDALHWNRQLWSTLATDCAVEGNMLPKQLRASIISLSIWVGKYSSQVARGEEDIQSLIDINKNIMEGLSAQAQNNVTEAPTETPPSSGHNYSV; via the coding sequence ATGTCCCTTAAGGCGTACCAGACAACCCAAAAAGCCAATGAGTCAAGCAGTCAGACGGAATATCGTTTATTTACTGAAGTGACGCGGGCTTTGATGGAGGCGAAGGGACTGGCCAAGCTTGACAAGAAGGTACATGATGCATTGCATTGGAACAGACAGTTATGGTCGACGCTGGCGACGGACTGTGCGGTGGAAGGAAATATGCTGCCAAAGCAATTACGTGCATCAATCATATCCCTGTCCATTTGGGTTGGAAAGTACAGTTCCCAGGTTGCTCGTGGAGAAGAAGACATTCAGTCTTTAATCGATATCAATAAGAATATTATGGAAGGGCTTTCTGCTCAGGCGCAGAATAATGTGACTGAGGCGCCTACTGAAACACCGCCGTCTTCCGGGCATAATTATTCTGTTTAA
- the flbT gene encoding flagellar biosynthesis repressor FlbT, which yields MALKISLKPGEKIVVNGAVIVNGDRRSTLILQNKASLLREKDILLAEDVDTPVKHVYFPIMLMYMDDKGFNKYHEQFVLRMTELLSVIEEPGAKALCVAISKDVMDGEYYKALLKCKKMFEYEGERLNYVP from the coding sequence ATGGCGCTTAAGATATCTTTGAAACCGGGAGAGAAAATTGTCGTCAACGGTGCGGTTATTGTCAACGGAGACAGAAGGTCGACTTTAATTTTGCAGAATAAAGCATCTCTGCTTCGTGAAAAAGATATCCTGCTGGCTGAGGACGTGGATACACCGGTGAAACACGTTTATTTCCCGATCATGCTTATGTATATGGATGATAAGGGGTTTAATAAATATCACGAGCAGTTTGTTTTGCGGATGACAGAATTGCTTTCGGTTATTGAAGAACCGGGAGCCAAAGCTTTGTGTGTGGCAATTAGTAAGGATGTCATGGATGGGGAATATTACAAAGCCTTGTTGAAATGTAAAAAAATGTTTGAATATGAAGGTGAGAGATTGAACTATGTCCCTTAA